Proteins co-encoded in one Zootoca vivipara chromosome 3, rZooViv1.1, whole genome shotgun sequence genomic window:
- the TRMT11 gene encoding tRNA (guanine(10)-N2)-methyltransferase homolog isoform X1, with protein MLPSTRMRALGGGGGGGAMALPSAGLPRYLLLLAQENLEFRLPEIKSLVSLCGGRFSDQEELRLNSPFWILSMPSEEMARGLMKRTVCAKCVFELWGHGKSAEELYSSLKNYPAEKMAPFLQSSLTYKIQVHTFNKTLTQEEKIQKIDSLEFLPFEGKVNLKKPNHIFWLLEDYGTDPNNIPEQPLDLYFGRWIADGQRDLIESYSVKRRHFIGNTSMDACLAFLMANHGRVKPNDVVFDPFVGTGGLLIASAHFGAYVCGTDIDYNTVHGLGKASRKNQKWRGPDENIRANLRQYGLEKHYLDILVSDASKAIWRKGVKFDAVITDPPYGIREATRRTGSQKEMAKMAERGTENHVSISSNYHLSDILFDLLKFAAEYLVLGGRLVYWLPVYKPEYTEEIIPRHPCLKLISNCEQTLSSHTSRHLITMEKVKDFEDEDRDSHILDSQYLPYKSHNSFREKYFSGVTKRIAKEEKDSQK; from the exons GAAATAAAGTCTCTGGTTTCCCTCTGTGGTGGACGATTCAGCGATCAAGAGGAATTGAGATTAAAT tcTCCATTTTGGATTCTTAGCATGCCTTCAGAAGAGATGGCAAGAGGACTGATGAAGCGAACTGTGTGTGCAAA ATGCGTATTTGAACTGTGGGGACATGGGAAATCTGCAGAAGAGCTGTACTCTTCACTGAAGAACTACCCAGCAGAGAAAATG gcCCCATTTTTACAGTCCAGTCTAACTTACAAAATACAGGTTCACACTTTTAACAAAACACTAACACAAGAAGAGAAGATTCAGAAGATAGAT TCTTTAGAATTTTTGCCATTTGAAGGAAAAGTAAATTTAAAGAAACCAAATCATATATTTTGGCTTCTGGAAGATTATGGAACGGATCCAAACAATATCCCAGAACAGCCCCTTGATTTATATTTTGGGAGATGG ATTGCCGATGGACAAAGGGACCTTATTGAATCATACAGTGTAAAAAGGAGACATTTTATTGGGAACACAAGCATGGATGCCTGCTTGGCTTTTCTTATGGCAAACCACGGGAGGGTGAAACCAAATGATGTTGTTTTTGATCCATTTGTGGGAACAG GTGGACTTCTTATCGCTTCAGCACACTTTGGAGCATACGTATGTGGGACAGATATAGATTATAACACCGTACATGGACTGG GCAAAGCTAGCAGGAAGAACCAGAAGTGGAGAGGACCTGATGAAAATATCAGAGCGAACCTCCGTCAGTATGGTTTGGAGAAGCACTACCTTGATATATTAGTTTCTGATGCATCAAAAGCCATATGGAGGAAGGGGGTGAAGTTTGATGCAGTAATTACAGACC CTCCATACGGCATACGAGAAGCCACCAGAAGAACCGGTTCGCAGAAGGAAATGGCCAAGATGGCAGAAAGAGG CACAGAAAATCACGTCTCAATTTCTTCCAATTATCATCTGAGTGACATCCTTTTCGACCTGTTAAAATTTGCAGCTGAATACTTGGTACTTGGAGGAAGATTGGTCTACTGGCTTCCTGTGTATAAACCAGA ATATACAGAAGAGATTATACCCCGACACCCATGCCTGAAACTTATTAGCAACTGTGAACAGACGCTTTCCAGCCACACGTCAAGACACCTGATAACCATGGAAAAAGTGAAAGATTTTGAG GATGAAGACCGTGATTCTCACATCTTGGACAGCCAGTACCTGCCATACAAAAGTCACAATAGCTTTCGTGAGAAATATTTCAGTGGAGTGACAAAGAGGATTGCCAAGGAAGAAAAAGACAGCCAaaaatga
- the TRMT11 gene encoding tRNA (guanine(10)-N2)-methyltransferase homolog isoform X2, producing the protein MAPFLQSSLTYKIQVHTFNKTLTQEEKIQKIDSLEFLPFEGKVNLKKPNHIFWLLEDYGTDPNNIPEQPLDLYFGRWIADGQRDLIESYSVKRRHFIGNTSMDACLAFLMANHGRVKPNDVVFDPFVGTGGLLIASAHFGAYVCGTDIDYNTVHGLGKASRKNQKWRGPDENIRANLRQYGLEKHYLDILVSDASKAIWRKGVKFDAVITDPPYGIREATRRTGSQKEMAKMAERGTENHVSISSNYHLSDILFDLLKFAAEYLVLGGRLVYWLPVYKPEYTEEIIPRHPCLKLISNCEQTLSSHTSRHLITMEKVKDFEDEDRDSHILDSQYLPYKSHNSFREKYFSGVTKRIAKEEKDSQK; encoded by the exons ATG gcCCCATTTTTACAGTCCAGTCTAACTTACAAAATACAGGTTCACACTTTTAACAAAACACTAACACAAGAAGAGAAGATTCAGAAGATAGAT TCTTTAGAATTTTTGCCATTTGAAGGAAAAGTAAATTTAAAGAAACCAAATCATATATTTTGGCTTCTGGAAGATTATGGAACGGATCCAAACAATATCCCAGAACAGCCCCTTGATTTATATTTTGGGAGATGG ATTGCCGATGGACAAAGGGACCTTATTGAATCATACAGTGTAAAAAGGAGACATTTTATTGGGAACACAAGCATGGATGCCTGCTTGGCTTTTCTTATGGCAAACCACGGGAGGGTGAAACCAAATGATGTTGTTTTTGATCCATTTGTGGGAACAG GTGGACTTCTTATCGCTTCAGCACACTTTGGAGCATACGTATGTGGGACAGATATAGATTATAACACCGTACATGGACTGG GCAAAGCTAGCAGGAAGAACCAGAAGTGGAGAGGACCTGATGAAAATATCAGAGCGAACCTCCGTCAGTATGGTTTGGAGAAGCACTACCTTGATATATTAGTTTCTGATGCATCAAAAGCCATATGGAGGAAGGGGGTGAAGTTTGATGCAGTAATTACAGACC CTCCATACGGCATACGAGAAGCCACCAGAAGAACCGGTTCGCAGAAGGAAATGGCCAAGATGGCAGAAAGAGG CACAGAAAATCACGTCTCAATTTCTTCCAATTATCATCTGAGTGACATCCTTTTCGACCTGTTAAAATTTGCAGCTGAATACTTGGTACTTGGAGGAAGATTGGTCTACTGGCTTCCTGTGTATAAACCAGA ATATACAGAAGAGATTATACCCCGACACCCATGCCTGAAACTTATTAGCAACTGTGAACAGACGCTTTCCAGCCACACGTCAAGACACCTGATAACCATGGAAAAAGTGAAAGATTTTGAG GATGAAGACCGTGATTCTCACATCTTGGACAGCCAGTACCTGCCATACAAAAGTCACAATAGCTTTCGTGAGAAATATTTCAGTGGAGTGACAAAGAGGATTGCCAAGGAAGAAAAAGACAGCCAaaaatga